In Syngnathoides biaculeatus isolate LvHL_M chromosome 19, ASM1980259v1, whole genome shotgun sequence, the genomic window GCTTCTGGTATCTCCCGCCGGGGATGCGCTGCATGGACGACAccgaggagaagaagaaacgcTTGCACAAGGTGACCGTGACGCAAATACTCGGACGTGACGTCTTTTATTACTGCACGTCAAACTTCGAGATGAAGGGAGTAGCTTCGCGTTGGGAGTCCGATCGTTGACATTCGGGACAAACACGACGCTACGGTTAGCATCTGTTAGCAGCCCATTTTGAAGGGATTAATCACGGACACTTTGGACGCGATTGAGTGACAAGTCGATGACTTTAAAGTGAACTTAACCGCTGTATCGTACACCTAAAAGTACTCACCATGAGGAGATCTGGAGCCCACTTGCTAATGCTAATATAGCATCCGAAAAGGAACCAAGTTGGTCAAGGTTAAAAACAAACCATTTCATCTTCGGCATCCTCGCCGAGTAGCCTGAACGCGGTGGACTTAACCACGTAATTAGCACCAGTCTTAAATGTTCGATAAATTGGAATCGACGAGCTTTCGAGAAGTCTGCGGCACCGGTTCCACAATTCCGCGTTACAGACCGCCTGCGTATTTGCGTGTGGCTAAATTGCTAATTCTAATTTAGCGCCTGCTGCTTGGCGACTTCATGCGGGGCTGCACAATTAACGTTCTCAACCTTAGAAGGTGACTTGGAGGCCGTTAGCGCGGTGATCATTTGGCAGACAGATGATGCTACATTGTGATGCATTTTCTATATTCAATAATTACTTATTAGAATTAAAATCAAGACTTGTGtttggtacatttttttcttttcttgctaTTTCTAAAATCGTCTAAAATTCCACACGGTGACATCAAATCCTCGTCTAATCAGGCAAATAAGCCATTTGGTGACAGGAAGTCCATCTGGACTCGGAGcggctaagtttagcctgggttgttacgGAGAGTCATTGCCGCGTGTTCACTtcaggagcatttttttttttccccaaagtgaAATCGTCTCGAAGGCCGTTCGTTTTTCAGCGTCGCggcctttgatttttttttttttttgttcgcgtGGCGCAGGTGGCGCCGGTGATCAAGGCGCGCATGATGGAGTACGGGACCACCATGGTGAGCTACCAGCCGCAGGGGGACAAGGTCAACTTCTTCCGCATGGTCATCTCCAACCCGGCCGCCACCTTCCAGGACATCGACTTCCTCATCGAGGAGATCGAGCGTCTGGGCCAGGATCTCTAACTGGCCGTCCTCCGTTTCCTTCCCAAacttacagtactgtatacGTATTTACCATTTTCAACTTagatatgcatatatatatctatatatagatagatatatatacagtgatatatatctatatatatatatagatatatatatatacagtgaagaaccCGTTTATTGGATCGTTGCGTTACCCCTGCCCCGTCCTTAATACATATTTCATATTAGCAAAACGTACTTTTCAAAGTTCAGCTAGTAATTAGCTTCTTGCAGTGTCCcggatttttggggggaactcgtttggttgttttttgggggggggattttttcgCTCCTCATGGCAATGTCGTAGTACAAAATCcatgctttgctgccatcttgtggcatccatGTGCATTTATAAGCCTTTCTGCAATTATTAGCGTATGTCCGCTGTGTCTGGCGCGCTGGCTCGAATCCCGGACGCTTAATTCTTTCGTACTCGTCTCCGCTCTGGGAACTGGTGTACAACAACATCGTTTTGAGCAATCGAAACGATCAGCTGGCACAGATCTCCCAAAAAGGggcaacaaaactgaaatgcCAAAATGCAAAACTGTCATATAATAACAGAAGGCCGCTCGCTTGATGCTAGCTAGCGTATAATGCGAAACGGCGTCGACCAACTTGCGTAACAACGGAATTCATCACGCTGCGTCTTTTCCAATGGACTCGGCGTGTTGTGGCGCAAGTCAGAATTTGGACTTGCCATGTACACTGTGAAAAcccatgctaaaaaaaaaaaaaaatgaacggcaATTATAAAGCAAACGATGAAccgcgcacacacgcactcgTCTTTCTGTAAATGTATGCTAGCCGTACCGTGGACCGATGCGGTCCAAAGCTTTGTCGAAGTACTTCTGTCTGCCTCTTTCCGCTCGTGTCGTTCTGACCAACAAACGTGTGATGATCGGTGTGACTTTTCTTGTGCTAATACGTGATATGTACAGTAATTCCACTATGATTCatattttggtaaaaaaaaaaaacaaacaaaaaaaaaagattttccattttcGACGGTGATGACGTAACGTGATGAATTGCCTGTTCTTTAGCGTAAATGTCTTTGCTaagtcattttcaaacaaagcaCTCGGCCTTCCTTACCTCAACGTATTAATCGAAGGCCATCGCGACCCGCCCCCCCAGGCGCTAGCCCTGTGGCTAAAATATGCTAACGCTAATCCAGCGCTCGCGACTTCAATCCTCAAAAAGTGAAATAGGAACCGAGTTAAATCCGTGGTGTTGGAGAAGATTGCGAAAAAAGGATTTGGTTGTTAGCGCAAACTAACGATCGTTTTTGCCAGCTTTCAGGCTATTCCTAACGTTTGGTACCGCTGGGTCCAAAGCTAGCTTGCTAGCTCAGACAAATTAATGAAGGACGTTAGACAGACAATATGATGAGATGGTAACACTGGTGTTAGAGCAGGTTAAACATTTCTAAACCCCAAACAAACCCAAGACAAAAAGCCCGTCACTCTCTTTAACTCTATGTATGATTATAGATGATAACTTAAGTAGCAGAAGTGAATCCAAAACATGGGGTCTGATATTTCATAATCTTAAATTTGGTCCTGGGCTGAGTCATTTCTGGGGTGATGCTATTGCGGGTTAGCATAGTCTGGAGTACTAGCATTCCAATAATTGCCATGTTTGCCCTTATGCCTGGACAAAGATTTCCATTTTTAGCCTTTAGCACTGCTAACTGCTAACAGCATAATCCAACAGAAACTAGCGGAATtacttggttttgttttgtttttcaggggCAGAGATCCAATTGTTTAAAAAGTCAACTTTCCATACACCCCCTTAATACTGAGGCTGACAAAGTTGGATTTTGTGAAGTGATGTATTgaagtgaagaagaaaaatgctAACGCTAATATTCCCCCCACTGAATGCATCGTTATGAGTACTTGCGGTGCAGAATACTGCCCGGCACGGTCGATCTTGTACGGTTCCtggatggaaaatgtttgggaggacaaaaaaagcacaagcgGACTCGTCCCTGCTCGATTGATTCAAAAGCAATATCGATGAATTGATTGATCGTAAGAAAAGCACAATTGGCTCCGCAATCACTTTTAAGACTCGATCAGATGTAAATAGCGCTGTACGTAGTACTTGTATATAAGATGTATAACCAGAGATTATCTGTGAGGtgcaggggtgggcaaagtatTATATTAGTTCATTAAAATGTCCGTTTTGACGCATTTATCTCATTATGTATTGTCGGGGGGATTGACATTTGATAGTTACTTTGTTAAATCATTGGCTAAATAATAACAACTGAATTAGTTGTTAATAatgaactttgaaaaaaaaaattgacagactTATGACCTTTTTTGATTTCATAATTACAAATCTAATGTGACCCTTGAACCCAAaactttaacccccccccccccccccccccccaaatgatgTCGTGTCAAGTTGAATGTATTTTCATCCTGTATGTTTGCGCGTGTAATTTTCGAAGGCGCCGTTCCTCGTTGTGGTGACCTTTGTGACCCGGAAGCACTTTTCTGTTGTGACACGTGacggtttgtgtgtgtttgtctgtggcATATTTTTTGCTGCCTTTGTCGTCCGACGTTGCCGATATCGTCGATAGATTGTACCAATTCACGTGTGGGGCTTTTGCactttcgccccccccccccacacacacaaacaaacattattATATAGAAATATACTGCATACATACATGGATAGACACGCAGAAACGACACCGTCGATGTGAAATGTCGTCGTTCCTTAACGAAGGTGACGAATGTGCTGAAATGCAACCTTCAATGTGCAATCGACAATAAtctggttgatttttttttttttttttttttttggggggaggggggggagataCAGCAAAACCTCCAAAGTTAAATTTGCTCAGAATTTGCCTCAATGAAACGTGAATCAAATCACGCTTAAGATGAAAATGCATCAAAAAAATTGTCCCTCACCAAATTGTGCAAAAGTTTGACGCAAACGCTTTGAACTTAAAAGGCGACCATCTCGGAGTGCGGTTTCAGTTGACGGACCACTCGAAGGAGTCCGCGTCCCCCCCTCCGGTGGCGCTTATGGATTGGATATCCAGCTAAGGTGCTAACTGTAGCTTCAGGCGTCTTTGAAGGCTGACGAATTTGAGTCGTCGGATCACAATCGGAATCGTCTTTATCGGTCAAGTATGTCCAAAACAAGGAACTCGTCTCGCGAGTCGGAGCCGCCGCAGTACGACATCCGTGACGAGTACGACACCGGACGGGCGGTCGATTGACAGATGAGGACAATGCGGTAACAGCCACGGAGCGTTAAGGGTTGCTCGTAATCTCAAACAccgttttggggggggtgggcaaTTTAGTCCTCTCCAATTTAGTTAGGCGTAGGGTTCAAATGCCAAACGGTGCGACAATCCAGTGCAAGGGGCGTCAAAACATCGAGGGACGGACGTCTGGGacgcaaatgttgcagataccGCTCAGTCGATTGCGGAAAGTGGTGCCGGCGCTACGGGAGGCGGGTACCGTCGTGGTTGCCAGTTTGAATTCTACGTCAGCTGTTGAAGAATTCCAATGCAAGCGGTTGGAATTGGCTCGCGTTGTTCAGTAGCGCCTACTCGGAGGAAGTAGCGGGAGCAGTTGGTGGCCGAGATGCGGAGGGAGGCTCCCAAAGGGTCTTGTCTTAGTGCAGGTGGCGTAAATATGGATATGGATTGAAGTCAATGAATTTCATATAGCGCCTTCTTTCTAAATCCTCCACCTGCCAATGATTCCCATTTTTCTCGGTCCCCGTAAAGTCAGGGGAGGAGCTCCACTCGGCGCATCGGCGCCATCTTTTGGCACCTGTGGGGAACTAACTCCCGACCCCCGTTGGGCTTTTTGCGCTTTGGAGGTCGCGCCGTAGCGCGTGAATTTCCGACACGGCGGGCGACGCCAAAAGCGAGAAGGTCGGCCGGCGCGCTCGCTCGCCGCTTCCAGCCGGGCCCCCTTTGCACGTGCATGCATGCGCTTCCTTGCCTTGCCCTTGCTTAATCTGTGAGATGTTGCgcatatatctatctatctatctatctatgtatctatctatctatgtatcagtctagctatctatctatctatccacacTTATCTAGTATCTATCTCTGCTATATTATCAATATTCAAGTCAGTGAGTGGCTTTGTAAGTAGCCGGTCCAGGTTGTGATTGTCGTCGTCGGGCTTGGTTTGTGTTTCTGTCCGTGCCGCCAGCATGCCGACTTTGCCGCTgcgctctcctcctcctcctcctcctcctcctcctcctcctcctcctcctccttcttcttcttcttctgctgctttTTCTGTCGCTTCTGCCTGAGTGTCATATTATATCCTCGCTGCATGTCCTTTACTACAGCCGGCCACGCTCCGCCTCCATATTTAACCTCGCTCTCTTTGGCCCGGGGGGGCCCTCTGGACGCAGCGAGCCGTCGTCGCCGTCGCCTCGGCTCTTTTGTTTCAgggtggccttttttttttttttttttttgcctttcaagGAGGAAATATCGACGGAATCCTCGTTATTTGTTGCTGTAAGCGATCGATAAGCCTTCAGTGACACGAGAAGATATGGTGCCAATGTATGTCCTCGAAAGTGATGTGCTGGAGTCAAAGTTCATTTGTCCTGAAATGTGTGTTACTCTTTGGGCAAGAAAAGATAGGAATAAATATTGTAAGTCATCCAAAACAAGAATTCTCTCCTGTCCTTTGGCTTTTTTCTCCATCGGATTTATGCGCGCAACGCACCCGAAATACCGCAGACGTGCTACAGTGCaggggagtcctcggtctaccaCTGAGACCCGTTCCTCGAGTAGCGACTTCACTCGACTTGagtcggattccaccgttaAAATCAGAATTTCCATCCAAataatttgtattaaaaaaaaaaccaaataaatcAAAAAGATGATTGATGTACTTGGCATTaatgctgagaggtggatggagaagaggaagaagggaggctgtgcttagctattgccaaggatcCTGGTCCTCAGGCCTctcgaaggaacctggtcctcaggcctctcgaaggaacctggtcctcaggcctctcgaaggaacctggtcctcagtcctctcgaaggaacctggtcctcagtcctctcgaaggaacctggtcctcagtcctctcgaaggaacctggtcctcaggcctctcgaaggaacctggtcctcagtcctctcgaaggaacctggtcctcagtcctctcgaaggaacctggtcctcagtcctctcgaaggaacctggtcctcaggcctctccatctccacacgtatcaaagaaccttgttttgcgatcattgGATCCGAGCgaggaacagaacccttcatcacatgcgctaaaatacgagctttgtctttaataattgtcaccacggtcgaccgactgaaacCTTGCCGGTGTTGCCGTCTCTCCTTTCTGCAACCTTTTTATGATCCCGCGCTTCGTTTCCACggtcatggatttttttttttttttttggccgcaGAAGCATCGCTAAAAGACGCGGCTTCCTTCTTTGGCGCCGGCCGTAATGTCgaaaaaaaggagggcgaaaaatgagAAGATACGAACACGGACGAGCATTGGCCGGAAAAAAacggcggacgggggacgggcattGCAAAGTCAAAACGTCTTGGGTCGAGGACTTCCCGGACGGCAAACAAAAATTGTCTTCAACTCACCTGCAAAGCTTTTCGACGTTGGATGAGTGGATATGAAAAAGATCTGAAGGTCAATCAGATCTCTGTCGTTTCGGCTCTCAACGGAGACAGCAACCCCGCCGCTGAGCGTCTGGAGGGATAATCTCAACGTGTGACCATCTTGAAAACTGCGCCGATATCAAAATGAACATGTTTGAAACTCACGAATGGCCtcgaccggttaaaaaaaagacaccaagaatCTTACTGATGCGAAACGAGCCACTTTGGTGGACTTTATTGGCACAATTGGAGCAGCAACGTGTTTGTGTGCTACAATGTCACGTTCCTCGACGATTGTCACAAGCACGTCGCGATTGCGTTGCGTACGGGAAACGAGCATGTTGTGCCTTTGGTCACATTCGTGATCGCCTGCACTGCTTTTTTGACGAGACGGGGCTACGGTGTGACCAAATGCAGCACCTCCGCTCCTGTTCTTAGGCGACAAAGCGCTACTTTTGGATTAGGGACGATGGCGTTCCTTCAAAAAGTCGACTGCATTGTGGGTACGAGTGAAGCGATGTGGCGTCTGGGTCTCCGTAGACGCCGCACAACAGTTTGTTTTTAcagataaatacattaaatacattCCGGGGGACTCGAGCGCGGCCGCCGTCAGTAGAAGGCGGGGTTGGTGTGCTCGATGACGCATTTGCGGCAGTGGCGCAGCACGAAGCGCAGCGCCTCCGGCGGCACCTCGCACTCCTGCACGTTGAGCAGCTGCAGCTGGCAGCAGTTGGCGGCCAGCGCCCGCAGGCCGCGCCCCGTCACGCTCTCGCAGGCCCGCAGGCTGACGCGGCGCAGGCCGGCGCAGTACAGCGCCAGCTGCTCCAGCCCGCCGTCCGACACCAGCGGGCACTTGCCCACGTCCAGCGACTTGAGCTTGGGGCAGCTGCGGGCCAGGTGCCCCAAGCCGTGGTCCGTCAGCCCCTCGCAGCCGCGGGCGTTCAGGTAGCGCAGCTTGGGGCAGTAGCGGGCCACGTAGCGCACGCCCACGTCGGTGATGCGCGCGCAGTGCGCCACGCTCAGGTAGCGCAGGCAGCCCTCCAGGCGGGCCACCTCGCGCAGGCCGAAGTCACCCACCAGGCGGCAGTCGCTCAGGCTGAGCTCGCGGACGGACGGGCAGTGCAGGGCCAGGTGGCGCAACGCCTCGTCGCTGAGCCGCGTGCAGCGCCGCAGGTAAAGATGCGTCAGGCGGGGGCAGTGCGTGGCGATGATGCGCAGCCCGTCGTCCTCCAGGCACGAGCAGTCGGTCATGTCCAGGTAGCGGATGGAGATCTGCTGGCCGTGCAGCGGCGACAGCTGCAGCGACGCCTCCTCCGTCAGGCTGATGCACGTCACCTTGGAGCAGCCTGCGGGTGGCGCAAATGAGGCGGGCGACGACGCTTTTCTTCACACGTCCGGTTCCAGACGCGTATTTAGCTGAACTGCTGCGACTGTGCACTAAAACATAACCCGGCGCATACGTACAGAAAGAAAATAAGACGTTCACTACCTGAGAGGTCGAGGTGCTCCAAGTTGGGGCATCGCGACACCACCTCGAACAGGGCTTCGTTGGAGATGTTGTAGCAGCCGGCCACCTCCAGGCGGCGCAGTTCGGGGCAGCAGCGGGCCAGCACGTGCAGCCCGCGGTCGGTGAGCCGCTTGCAGCCGCTCGCCACCACCGTCTCCAGGGTGAGGCACACGTTGGGCGTGTCCTGGCACAGCCGGCGGGTCAGCACCCGCACGGCGCGGTCAGCGTTCAGTAGTTCGCCGTCCAGCCGCACGGTACTCCACAGCCGCGGGTCCCACGCCAGGTTGTGCCAGCGGCGGCACACGCGGGCGCAGCGGCACAGCTGGTTGGTGGCAAGGTGCGAGAAGATCTGCAGCAGGAGGCCGTCGGGCAGGAGGTCCGCCGGGGCGTGGCCCTTGGGGACGC contains:
- the LOC133492463 gene encoding F-box/LRR-repeat protein 7-like isoform X1, whose translation is MALPSGGGGGSLDANWILLDRIWVLAANDFRPGVGARASRTDACERPFWLPASASKVKSRCWTRSPPISCATLSAPACLDSGTRTLSTPSPGLKSSSLSSPALSSNGRDTRSTSSSSSAAASETVAVVHPQPGARTRSRVPKGHAPADLLPDGLLLQIFSHLATNQLCRCARVCRRWHNLAWDPRLWSTVRLDGELLNADRAVRVLTRRLCQDTPNVCLTLETVVASGCKRLTDRGLHVLARCCPELRRLEVAGCYNISNEALFEVVSRCPNLEHLDLSGCSKVTCISLTEEASLQLSPLHGQQISIRYLDMTDCSCLEDDGLRIIATHCPRLTHLYLRRCTRLSDEALRHLALHCPSVRELSLSDCRLVGDFGLREVARLEGCLRYLSVAHCARITDVGVRYVARYCPKLRYLNARGCEGLTDHGLGHLARSCPKLKSLDVGKCPLVSDGGLEQLALYCAGLRRVSLRACESVTGRGLRALAANCCQLQLLNVQECEVPPEALRFVLRHCRKCVIEHTNPAFY
- the LOC133492463 gene encoding F-box/LRR-repeat protein 7-like isoform X2 — its product is MGANNGKVYGSEGKGSSSISSDVSSSTDHTATDAPKNATSSEGLDSGTRTLSTPSPGLKSSSLSSPALSSNGRDTRSTSSSSSAAASETVAVVHPQPGARTRSRVPKGHAPADLLPDGLLLQIFSHLATNQLCRCARVCRRWHNLAWDPRLWSTVRLDGELLNADRAVRVLTRRLCQDTPNVCLTLETVVASGCKRLTDRGLHVLARCCPELRRLEVAGCYNISNEALFEVVSRCPNLEHLDLSGCSKVTCISLTEEASLQLSPLHGQQISIRYLDMTDCSCLEDDGLRIIATHCPRLTHLYLRRCTRLSDEALRHLALHCPSVRELSLSDCRLVGDFGLREVARLEGCLRYLSVAHCARITDVGVRYVARYCPKLRYLNARGCEGLTDHGLGHLARSCPKLKSLDVGKCPLVSDGGLEQLALYCAGLRRVSLRACESVTGRGLRALAANCCQLQLLNVQECEVPPEALRFVLRHCRKCVIEHTNPAFY
- the LOC133492463 gene encoding F-box/LRR-repeat protein 7-like isoform X3 produces the protein MRAALLVARFCVQGLDSGTRTLSTPSPGLKSSSLSSPALSSNGRDTRSTSSSSSAAASETVAVVHPQPGARTRSRVPKGHAPADLLPDGLLLQIFSHLATNQLCRCARVCRRWHNLAWDPRLWSTVRLDGELLNADRAVRVLTRRLCQDTPNVCLTLETVVASGCKRLTDRGLHVLARCCPELRRLEVAGCYNISNEALFEVVSRCPNLEHLDLSGCSKVTCISLTEEASLQLSPLHGQQISIRYLDMTDCSCLEDDGLRIIATHCPRLTHLYLRRCTRLSDEALRHLALHCPSVRELSLSDCRLVGDFGLREVARLEGCLRYLSVAHCARITDVGVRYVARYCPKLRYLNARGCEGLTDHGLGHLARSCPKLKSLDVGKCPLVSDGGLEQLALYCAGLRRVSLRACESVTGRGLRALAANCCQLQLLNVQECEVPPEALRFVLRHCRKCVIEHTNPAFY